One genomic region from Biomphalaria glabrata chromosome 7, xgBioGlab47.1, whole genome shotgun sequence encodes:
- the LOC106057882 gene encoding uncharacterized protein LOC106057882 isoform X13, which translates to MSNIYEPIIWRLRGTKGHSVYSNRSYAMPVRRQTPTIAVPRLHSSFGNVRHDYGIEDSIQRADYLSNAVLEDTYEAATRSRGRDHELLRNVNAAIHTPNKSRDNTPTRSGRRTSRLRSLSPVDVKPIARPQPVVPYRNLEKVRSALAAPPAPASLLSSRIDSYLKGSSLPPRPLSRDIASNISYSSLLSRPRSPSETRPYSPQYSVYLSESHVPRSTRSSYSRSPSPYVSRVSAAREYSVGGSDDEDEEDYQIGSYRRKYKILKAPIASGPERAGSADDSEDEFYDASDYYPSYSCPRPTGVSPLKLSTYDGDYDGSYEADMAEMYDYIPYGPSKHAILELTSEDSNDSTYKPHVSTLPRLHSPSTSSTYSYSPLPKYTEDSLSRPPASRQLLDSLISNAASRAKAILENSKLPEYKNASLVLSVEGSAVSEDGRNRYGFRYYPPPIPLKGSQIGLDERILSISPKPVSDADSFLSTYLNRLRNIRTDVRDHADKSEYGRCTSVAPRPSYVHQTVTVPVHISGRPHSVPVSSYRSRLSDGQSHRVDVFPLVVSEAALPVDKKLHLPVYRAGGGDSGSPTKLTVLEKINIKAAIIGSRLETDGAKKTRRPQSEYAANKLREMKRDEIERKYKF; encoded by the exons ATGAGTAATATTTATGAACCAATTATTTGGAGACTTAGG ggCACCAAGGGTCACTCGGTGTATTCCAACAGGTCCTACGCTATGCCGGTGAGACGGCAAACCCCCACCATCGCAGTACCCAGGCTGCACAGTAGTTTTG GTAATGTCCGTCACGACTACGGCATAGAAGATAGCATTCAGCGGGCGGACTATCTTTCGAATGCTGTTCTAGAAGATACCTATGAAGCCGCTACTCGCTCACGAGGAAGGGACCATGAACTCCTTCGCAATGTCAACGCCGCTATT CACACGCCCAATAAGTCCCGGGACAACACCCCTACTAGGTCAGGTCGTCGAACCAGTCGTCTGCGGTCCTTGTCTCCAGTGGACGTGAAACCCATAGCCAGACCCCAGCCTGTGGTTCCTTACAGAAACTTAGAGAAAGTCAGATCGGCTCTGGCAGCTCCACCGGCACCCGCCTCGCTCTTGTCCTCTCGTATCGACTCCTACCTGAAGGGCTCATCCCTGCCCCCGCGGCCACTTTCCAGAGACATAGCCAGCAATATTTCCTATAGTTCTCTTCTATCACGCCCTCGGAGTCCTAGTGAAACCAGGCCTTACTCGCCGCAGTATTCAGTGTACCTCTCAGAGTCGCACGTGCCCAGGAGCACGCGTTCTTCCTACTCCAGATCACCATCACCGTACGTGTCAAGAGTGAGTGCGGCTAGAGAATATAGCGTGGGAGGGAGTGACGACGAAGATGAGGAGGATTACCAGATTGGCTCATACAGGAGGAAGTACAAGATTCTCAAAGCGCCCATTGCTTCTGGGCCGGAAAGAGCAGGCTCTGCAGACGACAGCGAAGACGAGTTCTATGACGCCTCGGATTATTACCCGTCCTATTCTTGCCCCAGACCGACGGGCGTGTCGCCGTTGAAGCTTAGCACCTACGATGGAGACTACGATGGTTCCTACGAAGCTGACATGGCCGAGATGTATGATTACATCCCTTACGGCCCATCCAAACACGCGATATTAGAGCTGACCTCAGAGGATAGCAACGACAGTACCTACAAGCCTCATGTATCCACACTCCCCCGACTTCACTCCCCTTCCACATCCAGCACATATAGTTACTCTCCCTTACCTAAATACACCGAGGACTCTTTATCCCGGCCTCCAGCCAGCCGTCAGCTTCTAGATTCTCTCATTTCAAATGCGGCTTCAAGAGCAAAAGCTATCCTGGAGAATTCAAAGCTTCCCGAGTACAAGAACGCCAGTCTGGTTCTCAGCGTGGAAGGCAGCGCTGTGTCAGAGGATGGTAGGAATCGTTATGGTTTCAGATACTATCCACCACCCATTCCATTAAAGGGATCGCAGATAGGTCTAGACGAGCGTATACTTAGTATTTCACCCAAACCCGTCAGCGACGCTGACTCCTTTTTGTCCACATACTTAAACAGACTTAGAAACATCCGCACAGATGTCAGGGACCACGCGGACAAGAGCGAGTACGGCCGGTGCACCAGCGTGGCGCCCAGGCCTTCCTACGTTCACCAGACTGTCACGGTGCCAGTGCACATTTCAGGCAGGCCTCACAGCGTGCCAGTCTCATCGTATCGGTCGCGGCTGAGCGACGGCCAGTCCCACAGGGTCGACGTTTTCCCTTTGGTAGTCAGCGAAGCTGCCTTGCCTGTGGATAAGAAGCTGCATCTGCCCGTTTACAGGGCCGGTGGCGGCGACAGTGGCTCCCCCACCAAGCTAACGGTGCTTGAAAAGATTAACATAAAG
- the LOC106057882 gene encoding uncharacterized protein LOC106057882 isoform X12, which produces MSNIYEPIIWRLRGTKGHSVYSNRSYAMPVRRQTPTIAVPRLHSSFGNVRHDYGIEDSIQRADYLSNAVLEDTYEAATRSRGRDHELLRNVNAAIHTPNKSRDNTPTRSGRRTSRLRSLSPVDVKPIARPQPVVPYRNLEKVRSALAAPPAPASLLSSRIDSYLKGSSLPPRPLSRDIASNISYSSLLSRPRSPSETRPYSPQYSVYLSESHVPRSTRSSYSRSPSPYVSRVSAAREYSVGGSDDEDEEDYQIGSYRRKYKILKAPIASGPERAGSADDSEDEFYDASDYYPSYSCPRPTGVSPLKLSTYDGDYDGSYEADMAEMYDYIPYGPSKHAILELTSEDSNDSTYKPHVSTLPRLHSPSTSSTYSYSPLPKYTEDSLSRPPASRQLLDSLISNAASRAKAILENSKLPEYKNASLVLSVEGSAVSEDGRNRYGFRYYPPPIPLKGSQIGLDERILSISPKPVSDADSFLSTYLNRLRNIRTDVRDHADKSEYGRCTSVAPRPSYVHQTVTVPVHISGRPHSVPVSSYRSRLSDGQSHRVDVFPLVVSEAALPVDKKLHLPVYRAGGGDSGSPTKLTVLEKINIKAAIIGSRLETDGAKKTRRPQSEYAANKLREMKRDEIEEGIYYRTPATGVLQASRPPLC; this is translated from the exons ATGAGTAATATTTATGAACCAATTATTTGGAGACTTAGG ggCACCAAGGGTCACTCGGTGTATTCCAACAGGTCCTACGCTATGCCGGTGAGACGGCAAACCCCCACCATCGCAGTACCCAGGCTGCACAGTAGTTTTG GTAATGTCCGTCACGACTACGGCATAGAAGATAGCATTCAGCGGGCGGACTATCTTTCGAATGCTGTTCTAGAAGATACCTATGAAGCCGCTACTCGCTCACGAGGAAGGGACCATGAACTCCTTCGCAATGTCAACGCCGCTATT CACACGCCCAATAAGTCCCGGGACAACACCCCTACTAGGTCAGGTCGTCGAACCAGTCGTCTGCGGTCCTTGTCTCCAGTGGACGTGAAACCCATAGCCAGACCCCAGCCTGTGGTTCCTTACAGAAACTTAGAGAAAGTCAGATCGGCTCTGGCAGCTCCACCGGCACCCGCCTCGCTCTTGTCCTCTCGTATCGACTCCTACCTGAAGGGCTCATCCCTGCCCCCGCGGCCACTTTCCAGAGACATAGCCAGCAATATTTCCTATAGTTCTCTTCTATCACGCCCTCGGAGTCCTAGTGAAACCAGGCCTTACTCGCCGCAGTATTCAGTGTACCTCTCAGAGTCGCACGTGCCCAGGAGCACGCGTTCTTCCTACTCCAGATCACCATCACCGTACGTGTCAAGAGTGAGTGCGGCTAGAGAATATAGCGTGGGAGGGAGTGACGACGAAGATGAGGAGGATTACCAGATTGGCTCATACAGGAGGAAGTACAAGATTCTCAAAGCGCCCATTGCTTCTGGGCCGGAAAGAGCAGGCTCTGCAGACGACAGCGAAGACGAGTTCTATGACGCCTCGGATTATTACCCGTCCTATTCTTGCCCCAGACCGACGGGCGTGTCGCCGTTGAAGCTTAGCACCTACGATGGAGACTACGATGGTTCCTACGAAGCTGACATGGCCGAGATGTATGATTACATCCCTTACGGCCCATCCAAACACGCGATATTAGAGCTGACCTCAGAGGATAGCAACGACAGTACCTACAAGCCTCATGTATCCACACTCCCCCGACTTCACTCCCCTTCCACATCCAGCACATATAGTTACTCTCCCTTACCTAAATACACCGAGGACTCTTTATCCCGGCCTCCAGCCAGCCGTCAGCTTCTAGATTCTCTCATTTCAAATGCGGCTTCAAGAGCAAAAGCTATCCTGGAGAATTCAAAGCTTCCCGAGTACAAGAACGCCAGTCTGGTTCTCAGCGTGGAAGGCAGCGCTGTGTCAGAGGATGGTAGGAATCGTTATGGTTTCAGATACTATCCACCACCCATTCCATTAAAGGGATCGCAGATAGGTCTAGACGAGCGTATACTTAGTATTTCACCCAAACCCGTCAGCGACGCTGACTCCTTTTTGTCCACATACTTAAACAGACTTAGAAACATCCGCACAGATGTCAGGGACCACGCGGACAAGAGCGAGTACGGCCGGTGCACCAGCGTGGCGCCCAGGCCTTCCTACGTTCACCAGACTGTCACGGTGCCAGTGCACATTTCAGGCAGGCCTCACAGCGTGCCAGTCTCATCGTATCGGTCGCGGCTGAGCGACGGCCAGTCCCACAGGGTCGACGTTTTCCCTTTGGTAGTCAGCGAAGCTGCCTTGCCTGTGGATAAGAAGCTGCATCTGCCCGTTTACAGGGCCGGTGGCGGCGACAGTGGCTCCCCCACCAAGCTAACGGTGCTTGAAAAGATTAACATAAAG